A stretch of Trichomycterus rosablanca isolate fTriRos1 chromosome 8, fTriRos1.hap1, whole genome shotgun sequence DNA encodes these proteins:
- the LOC134319467 gene encoding titin-like isoform X1 — MKKVERQVAPLNLVEKPEQVILKDQVKNRVRFIENEMKKLERQVDPVEKPDQVMKKVERQMAQLNLVEEPEQVILKEQVKNRVRFIENEMKKAERQVDPVEKPDQVMKKAERQVDPVEKPDQVMKKTERQVALLNLVEEPEQVILKEQVKNRVCFIENEMRTERQVDPVEKPDQVMKKAERQVAPVDTVEKPKQVVKNQIDIKKPNLEEQMVLKILEKMENKRLEKQVLQMDQMTKVEEEQLQDDVLVPPIVEAQPGESGKESRK; from the exons atgaagaaggtagagaggcaggtggccccgctgaacctggtggaaaagccagagcaggtcatcctaaaggaccaggtaaaaaatagggttcgtttcatagagaatgagatgaaaaagttagagaggcaggtggacccagtggaaaaaccagaccaggtcatgaagaaggtagagaggcagatggcccagttgaacctggtggaagaaccagagcag gtcatcctaaaggaacaggtaaaaaatagggttcgtttcatagagaatgagatgaagaaggcagagaggcaggtggacccagtggaaaaaccagaccaggtcatgaagaaggcagagaggcaggttgacccagtggaaaaaccagaccaggtcatgaagaagacagagaggcaggtggccctgctgaacctggtggaagaaccagagcaggtcatcctaaaggaacaggtaaaaaatagggtttgtttcatagagaatgagatgaggacagagaggcaggtggacccagtggaaaaaccagaccaggtcatgaagaaggcagagaggcaggtggccccGGTGGACACAGTGGAAAAACCAAAGCAGGTAGTAAAGAACCAGATTGATATAAAGAAGCCAAATTTAGAAGAGCAAATGGTCCTCAAAATCCTGGAGAAGATGGAGAACAAAAGGCTGGAGAAGCAGGTGCTTCAGATGGACCAGATGACGAAGGTGGAAGAAGAGCAGCTGCAGGACGACGTTCTTGTTCCCCCCATCGTTGAAGCCCAACCTGGAGAGTCTGGGAAAGAAAGTAGAAAGTAG
- the LOC134319467 gene encoding titin-like isoform X2, translating into MKAERQVDPVEKPDQVMKKAERQVALLNLVEEPEQVILKEQVKNRVRFIENEMKKAERQVDPVEKPDQVMKKAERQVDPVEKPDQVMKKTERQVALLNLVEEPEQVILKEQVKNRVCFIENEMRTERQVDPVEKPDQVMKKAERQVAPVDTVEKPKQVVKNQIDIKKPNLEEQMVLKILEKMENKRLEKQVLQMDQMTKVEEEQLQDDVLVPPIVEAQPGESGKESRK; encoded by the coding sequence ATGAAGGCAGAGAGGCaagtggacccagtggaaaaaccagaccaggtcatgaagaaggcagagaggcaggtggccctGCTGAActtggtggaagaaccagagcaggtcatcctaaaggaacaggtaaaaaatagggttcgtttcatagagaatgagatgaagaaggcagagaggcaggtggacccagtggaaaaaccagaccaggtcatgaagaaggcagagaggcaggttgacccagtggaaaaaccagaccaggtcatgaagaagacagagaggcaggtggccctgctgaacctggtggaagaaccagagcaggtcatcctaaaggaacaggtaaaaaatagggtttgtttcatagagaatgagatgaggacagagaggcaggtggacccagtggaaaaaccagaccaggtcatgaagaaggcagagaggcaggtggccccGGTGGACACAGTGGAAAAACCAAAGCAGGTAGTAAAGAACCAGATTGATATAAAGAAGCCAAATTTAGAAGAGCAAATGGTCCTCAAAATCCTGGAGAAGATGGAGAACAAAAGGCTGGAGAAGCAGGTGCTTCAGATGGACCAGATGACGAAGGTGGAAGAAGAGCAGCTGCAGGACGACGTTCTTGTTCCCCCCATCGTTGAAGCCCAACCTGGAGAGTCTGGGAAAGAAAGTAGAAAGTAG